A stretch of the Macaca mulatta isolate MMU2019108-1 chromosome 16, T2T-MMU8v2.0, whole genome shotgun sequence genome encodes the following:
- the CCDC42 gene encoding coiled-coil domain-containing protein 42 isoform X1 encodes MSLGIMEEEDLAEYFRLQYGERLLQMLQKLPNVQGQSESPSIRLLEKKKETKIMHHNMLQKKKMFQRRMETLNLRWEELGVKEAQLKAHIQKFEQFIQENDQKRIRAMKKANKERELKRQHMQELSKGKQEMVALRLEHQRLSAKLQDYSIFNKYLEKVVENSEESRWAHIQNTAAKKTLLLGTIKMATLNLFQIVSKQLKEVTEVALEDTHKQLDMIQQFIQDLSDIWAEVKKKEQQQVRV; translated from the exons ATGAGTCTGGGTATCATGGAAGAGGAAGACCTGGCCGAGTACTTCCGGCTGCAGTATGGGGAGCGGCTGCTGCAGATGCTCCA GAAACTCCCCAATGTTCAGGGACAGTCGGAGTCCCCATCCATCCGGCTactggagaagaaaaaggagacgAAAATCATGCATCATAATATGCTGCAGAAGAAAAAG aTGTTTCAGCGCAGAATGGAAACCCTGAACCTGCGCTGGGAGGAACTGGGCGTCAAGGAAGCCCAGCTGAAGGCTCACATCCAGAAGTTTGAGCAGTTCATCCAG GAGAACGACCAGAAACGGATCCGCGCCATGAAGAAAGCCAACAAGGAACGAGAACTCAAGCGCCAGCACATGCAGGAGCTGAGCAAGGGCAAGCAGGAGATGGTGGCGCTGCGGCTGGAGCACCAGCGGCTGAGTGCCAAGCTGCAGGACTACTCCATCTTCAACAAGTACCTAGAGAAGGTGGTGGAGAACTCCGAG GAATCTCGCTGGGCACACATCCAGAACACCGCAGCCAAGAAGACGCTGCTGCTTGGCACTATTAAGATGGCCACGCTGAACCTCTTCCAGATCGTGAGCAAGCAGCTGAAGGAGGTGACCGAGGTGGCCCTGGAGGACACCCACAAGCAGCTGGACATG ATCCAACAGTTTATCCAAGACCTGTCAGACATCTGGGCAGAGGTGAAAAAGAAGGAACAACAGCAAGTCCGGGTTTAA
- the CCDC42 gene encoding coiled-coil domain-containing protein 42 has translation MSLGIMEEEDLAEYFRLQYGERLLQMLQKLPNVQGQSESPSIRLLEKKKETKIMHHNMLQKKKMFQRRMETLNLRWEELGVKEAQLKAHIQKFEQFIQENDQKRIRAMKKANKERELKRQHMQELSKGKQEMVALRLEHQRLSAKLQDYSIFNKYLEKVVENSEFEEIHEVIARYKTLVSMHHDLMQSAQEGQEKIERAKARLARYMEEKDDEILQQNNELARLQMRFDHARSNVIIWESRWAHIQNTAAKKTLLLGTIKMATLNLFQIVSKQLKEVTEVALEDTHKQLDMIQQFIQDLSDIWAEVKKKEQQQVRV, from the exons ATGAGTCTGGGTATCATGGAAGAGGAAGACCTGGCCGAGTACTTCCGGCTGCAGTATGGGGAGCGGCTGCTGCAGATGCTCCA GAAACTCCCCAATGTTCAGGGACAGTCGGAGTCCCCATCCATCCGGCTactggagaagaaaaaggagacgAAAATCATGCATCATAATATGCTGCAGAAGAAAAAG aTGTTTCAGCGCAGAATGGAAACCCTGAACCTGCGCTGGGAGGAACTGGGCGTCAAGGAAGCCCAGCTGAAGGCTCACATCCAGAAGTTTGAGCAGTTCATCCAG GAGAACGACCAGAAACGGATCCGCGCCATGAAGAAAGCCAACAAGGAACGAGAACTCAAGCGCCAGCACATGCAGGAGCTGAGCAAGGGCAAGCAGGAGATGGTGGCGCTGCGGCTGGAGCACCAGCGGCTGAGTGCCAAGCTGCAGGACTACTCCATCTTCAACAAGTACCTAGAGAAGGTGGTGGAGAACTCCGAG TTCGAGGAGATCCATGAGGTGATCGCGCGCTACAAGACGCTGGTGAGCATGCACCACGACCTCATGCAGTCTGCGCAGGAGGGCCAGGAGAAGATTGAGCGCGCCAAGGCCCGGCTGGCGCGCTACATGGAGGAAAAGGATGATGAGATCCTGCAGCAAAACAATgagctggcaaggctgcagatgCGCTTCGACCATGCCCGCAGCAATGTCATCATCTGG GAATCTCGCTGGGCACACATCCAGAACACCGCAGCCAAGAAGACGCTGCTGCTTGGCACTATTAAGATGGCCACGCTGAACCTCTTCCAGATCGTGAGCAAGCAGCTGAAGGAGGTGACCGAGGTGGCCCTGGAGGACACCCACAAGCAGCTGGACATG ATCCAACAGTTTATCCAAGACCTGTCAGACATCTGGGCAGAGGTGAAAAAGAAGGAACAACAGCAAGTCCGGGTTTAA